The Artemia franciscana chromosome 9, ASM3288406v1, whole genome shotgun sequence region TTCTGGCTCTATAGTTATAACGGCTCCAGAAACACTACATCAGTTCCACTTTTTCTATTCCGGAATAGAAGATAATTCAGGACTCCATGGAGTTGGTTTCATCATAAACCAAAGAACCAGAAACGCTCTCCTAGAATGGGAACCAGTCTCCTGTAGACTTGCTAGAATCAGACTAAAAGGAAACCCTGCAAATGTGTCTATAATTTCTACCTATGCCCCCACCCGTGACGCTACTGAAACGACCAAGGATGATTTCTACGGTGAACTGCAGCAGTTGTCTTCTTCTATAGCCGCACGTGATTACTTGATTGTTGCTGGAGACCTCAACGCAAGAGTTGGTCCATCTGACCGGACCACAAGACAATTCCTATGAAAATTCTGACAGGGTCACAGATGTGAGAATGGGCAGAGGTTGGTAAAATACGCCTTGATGAACCACCTTGTTATCACCAATACAATATTTCAGCACAAACCTAGCCACCTCTTAACTTGGCATTCAAATGACGTTGTCACTAAGGCCCAAATTGACTTCATTCTCGTACGCCAGCGCTGGAGAAGCTCCCTGCAGGACTCTCGCTCTTACAATGGCCCGGACACAGGCTCACAGTCTGGATCTGACCACAGGCTCGTCGCAGCAAAAATTTTGCTACGTCTTgcaattcgaaaaaaaaacaagtcaaagGTCGGCTTCGATATCGGTAAACTTCAAGACAAAGAAGTGCGGCAGGCCCTCAATTTGGAACTAACTAACCGGTTTGACGCCCTCAGCTCTGATGAAAACCTAACTCCCGATAAGAGATGGGAGACCTTTAAAACCGTGATGACAGAGACTGCCGATGAGATCCTAGgccgagcaaaaatcaaacgaaAACACTGGATAACCGCTAGAACCCTGTCAATAGTCGGTGAACGAAGACAAAAGATGGGAGGccttaaagaagaaacaaaggagTTACGCAGACAGATAAAATGCTCTGTTCGGCTGGACCGCCGCCAAATGTGGGA contains the following coding sequences:
- the LOC136030792 gene encoding craniofacial development protein 2-like, whose product is MAAKSKNLFNAINLGKPTTVIKQAKSRINVGCWNIRSAKQEATQAFLVHEMEKYNIDILCISETRISGSGSIVITAPETLHQFHFFYSGIEDNSGLHGVGFIINQRTRNALLEWEPVSCRLARIRLKGNPANVSIISTYAPTRDATETTKDDFYGELQQLSSSIAARDYLIVAGDLNARVGPSDRTTRQFL